A single region of the Capra hircus breed San Clemente chromosome X unlocalized genomic scaffold, ASM170441v1, whole genome shotgun sequence genome encodes:
- the LOC102187039 gene encoding melanoma-associated antigen B16-like, with product MRPLTSAFFRLGGASPLFSFLTILLSVTSKSHHASASRESQCSHDQCLRTCIQSQSLEVAQVSNALEETHLPSHLLMPGHLKEYPGAGIPSTPEGCQSFCASSTAITATSSIKSEEGYMIQEEESSPGPSLALLDPRSVPIYALDEEVNLLVNLLVNFLLLKYQMKESITKADTLKIIINKCEVHFPEIFLRASECMKMLFGLDLMEVDCTNHCYRLLIKLGLIYDGIKHSEGRLPKTDILILILNVIFMKGNRATEDKAWEVLNVTGIYSGMNHCIFGEPRKLITEDLVKDKYLEYWQVFNTDPAGFEFLLIPRAHAETTKIKVLEFLAKVNGTDPSSFTSQYEDALQDEEERA from the coding sequence ATGAGGCCACTCACATCTGCTTTCTTTCGCTTAGGTGGTGCTTCCCCTTTGTTCTCCTTCTTGACAATACTCTTGTCTGTTACCAGCAAGAGTCATCATGCCTCAGCATCCAGAGAGTCACAATGCTCCCATGATCAATGCCTTCGGACCTGCATCCAGTCTCAGTCCCTGGAAGTTGCACAGGTCTCCAACGCACTGGAGGAGACCCATCTCCCCTCCCATCTTCTAATGCCTGGCCATTTGAAGGAGTATCCCGGTGCTGGTATTCCCAGTACTCCTGAAGGTTGTCAGAGTTTCTGTGCATCTTCCACTGCCATTACAGCCACCTCATCCATCAAATCAGAAGAGGGCTACATGATCCAGGAAGAAGAGAGTAGTCCAGGCCCTTCACTGGCTCTGCTAGACCCCAGGAGTGTGCCTATATATGCTCTAGATGAGGAAGTGAATTTGCTGGTGAATTTACTGGTGAATTTCCTGCTGCTTAAGTATCAAATGAAAGAGTCGATAACAAAGGCAGATACGTTGAAGATTATCATCAACAAGTGTGAAGTCCACTTCCCTGAGATCTTTCTGAGAGCCTCTGAATGCATGAAGATGCTCTTTGGCCTTGATCTGATGGAAGTGGATTGTACCAATCACTGCTATCGTCTCCTCATCAAATTGGGCCTCATCTATGATGGGATAAAGCACAGTGAAGGGAGGCTGCCCAAGACTGACATCCTGATACTTATCCTGAATGTGATCTTCATGAAGGGCAACCGTGCCACAGAGGACAAAGCCTGGGAAGTTCTTAATGTGACTGGAATATATTCTGGGATGAATCACTGCATCTTTGGGGAGCCCAGGAAGCTCATCACTGAAGATCTTGTGAAGGACAAATATCTGGAATACTGGCAGGTGTTCAACACTGATCCTGCAGGATTTGAGTTCCTGTTGATCCCCAGAGCTCATGCTGAAACCACCAAGATTAAGGTCCTGGAGTTCCTGGCCAAAGTTAATGGGACTGACCCAAGTTCTTTCACATCTCAGTATGAGGATGCTCTGCAAGATGAAGAAGAGAGAGCCTGA